The Flavobacterium sp. N2270 genome contains the following window.
TTTTGAAATTGACCTTGAAATAATTAAATTTGCACAGATTAAAAAATAAGAAATGGGAAGAGCATTTGAATTTAGAAAAGCACGTAAAATGAAACGTTGGTCAGCAATGGCTAAAACGTTTACTCGTATAGGAAAAGATATCGTAATGGCAGTTAAAGAAGGAGGACCAAATCCTGAAACTAACTCGCGATTAAGAGCTGTAATACAAAATGCTAAGGCTGCGAACATGCCTAAAGATAATGTAGAGCGAGCAATTAAAAAAGCATCTGAAAAAGATACGGCAGATTTTAAAGAGGTATTATTTGAAGGTTATGCACCACACGGAATTGCAATTTTAATTGAAACAGCTACTGATAATAACAACAGAACAGTTGCCAACATAAGAAGTTACTTTAATAAATGTAATGGAACTATGGGAACACAAGGTTCTGTAGAATTTATGTTTGATCATACTTGTAATTTTAGAATCCCAGCTGAAGGACAAGATGTTGAAGAACTTGAACTTGAAATGATTGATTTTGGGGTTGAAGAAATTTTTGCTGATGAAGATGGTATTTTAATGTATGCACCATTTGAAAGTTTTGGAGCTATTCAAAAAGAATTGGAAAACAGAGGTTTAGAAATACTTTCTTCTGGCTTTGAGAGAATTCCACAAGTTACAAAAGAACTTACAGCAGAAGAAGCAGCAGACGTTGAAAAACTTTTAGAAAAAATTGAAGAAGACGATGATGTAATGAATGTGTACCATTCTATGCAAGAAAATACAGAAGAATAATTTCTTATAAAAAAACCGCTGCAATTGTAGCGGTTTTTTTATCATTCTATCCCATAATTAGAAGGCAACATTAGTCCAACTTTTTTTTCTGAAAGAGCTCCAGAAAAATAAATTTTATCATAATTTGTAAATAAACCAAACTCATCAATTTCAAAATTATCTGTATGAAAAATAATTTTAGATTGTTCTTTATTATTATACAACAAACCAAACTCTGCAATAAAACCTTTTGATTTTAAATTACTTTCTTGAGGAAATATTATCACTTTTGTAGATTTATCAAAAGGACTATTAATAGTGAAATGATTTTTTGGGTTATCTTGAAAAGACTTATAAAACAATACAAACTTATCTTTTCCCCAACTCATTTTTGCAAAATTTCTGAAAAACTGTAAAAGAGAACCATTAAATGCCTTTTCTCTATTTTTAACAATTTTAATACTATTTGAAGTCTCTTCAAATCTTGAAGTACCAATGTAAAT
Protein-coding sequences here:
- a CDS encoding YebC/PmpR family DNA-binding transcriptional regulator, which encodes MGRAFEFRKARKMKRWSAMAKTFTRIGKDIVMAVKEGGPNPETNSRLRAVIQNAKAANMPKDNVERAIKKASEKDTADFKEVLFEGYAPHGIAILIETATDNNNRTVANIRSYFNKCNGTMGTQGSVEFMFDHTCNFRIPAEGQDVEELELEMIDFGVEEIFADEDGILMYAPFESFGAIQKELENRGLEILSSGFERIPQVTKELTAEEAADVEKLLEKIEEDDDVMNVYHSMQENTEE